The Megachile rotundata isolate GNS110a chromosome 3, iyMegRotu1, whole genome shotgun sequence genome includes a window with the following:
- the LOC100881530 gene encoding monocarboxylate transporter 9, whose translation MAEWAKFNGEERLTGSNEIVQTEISTKEDDNNGVSRGDIRNGGTEFERRRSSCNRTPQETPRKTDSRKSSDSVSAELNSLVKDSSRLRRNSDQIGILSEERSKELSDQSYENDVATEKSSEDEDERDCLERVFDGYDEPGSKIRQEAKQELKEQLNAEKRPRSLYKDDVPSPQKRKSVFTERNSIFGSPTKILSKKHSPSEKSTEKLVNGKLSREEKQQHHVQFNKDSKKQQSREDRPQPSSPIPTSTTSSTDDNSSLEQLCEATPPDGGWGWVVVAASFMVNLIADGITFSFGVIYVEFLNYFGEGKSKTAWIGSLFMAMPLLSGPVASFLTDRYGCRRVSIAGSILATTGFVISSYANSMEVLVFTFGVLAGFGLSLCFVAAVVIVAYYFDKKRSFATGLSVCGSGIGTFIFAPVTQYLLAEYGWRGTTLILAGLFLNLAVCGCLMRDLEWTTTRAKAKTEERRKNREKKRSRIQSSSMDSFYASNSLNTLTIMENLRLHEEEDGEKLFSSLVSLPTFVKNGEKVPLEVLELLSTRKNVYNVLLQNYPSLLISSRSFSDSGALHDQLSTPSARFVPTPSPLSELKGEENKDKVLPVSEEQTPQQQADAAWRLWWLKKINLDSSLRRSSTLEHTRRLPTAYLKDIRVHRHSLTYRGAMLNINRYRLRASSCPDIYRNSMTTIAKTKLVWYAGLWEFWDLVVDMLDFSHFADSRFLLFAISNFLLHTWYDVPYVYLTDNAIEMGFSETDASILISVIGISNMGGEIILGWAGDRAWVNASIVYAVCMALCGAVTALIPMVVSSYYALCAISGAFGLFIGANYSLTSIILVELITLERFTNAYGLLLLVQGVANLMGPPLAGWLYDITGTYDLSFYLAGFFIALSGVLLLAMPLISLYRKCLNGSKKEETDKDFSGIQSV comes from the exons ATGGCCGAGTGGGCCAAGTTCAATGGTGAAGAGAGACTGACCGGATCGAACGAGATAGTACAGACGGAGATCAGCACGAAGGAGGATGACAATAACGGAGtatcgcgtggcgatataagaaACGGAGGGACGGAGTTCGAGAGGAGACGATCCTCCTGCAACAGGACGCCTCAGGAAACTCCGCGTAAGACGGACTCGCGCAAGAGCAGCGACAGCGTGTCGGCGGAATTGAATTCGCTGGTGAAAGATTCTTCGAGGTTGAGAAGAAACTCCGATCAAATAGGGATCCTATCCGAGGAGAGATCGAAAGAGCTGAGCGACCAGAGCTACGAGAACGATGTGGCGACTGAAAAGTCGTCCGAGGACGAAGACGAGCGAGACTGTCTGGAAAGAGTGTTCGACGGTTACGACGAGCCCGGCTCCAAAATACGTCAGGAAGCGAAACAGGAATTAAAGGAGCAGCTGAACGCGGAGAAGCGACCACGCAGCCTCTACAAGGACGATGTTCCCAGCCCGCAGAAGCGTAAGAGCGTGTTCACGGAGAGGAACTCGATTTTCGGTTCCCCCACGAAGATCCTGTCGAAGAAGCACTCGCCGTCCGAGAAGAGCACCGAGAAGCTGGTGAACGGGAAACTATCGAGGGAGGAGAAGCAGCAGCATCATGTGCAGTTCAACAAGGACTCCAAGAAGCAACAATCGCGAGAGGACAGGCCACAGCCCAGTTCTCCGATTCCTACATCGACCACCAGCAGCACCGATGACAACTCCAGTTTAGAACAACTGTGCGAGGCTACTCCACCGGACGGAGGCTGGGGGTGGGTGGTGGTGGCCGCCTCCTTCATGGTCAATCTGATAGCCGACGGGATCACCTTCTCCTTCGGTGTGATCTACGTGGAGTTCTTGAACTATTTCGGCGAGGGAAAGTCCAAGACGGCTTGGATAGGTAGCCTCTTCATGGCGATGCCGTTGTTGTCCGGCCCGGTAGCTAGTTTCCTGACGGACAGATACGGTTGCCGGCGGGTTTCCATAGCGGGTAGCATTCTAGCCACGACGGGTTTCGTGATAAGCTCCTACGCCAACTCCATGGAGGTTCTGGTGTTCACCTTCGGCGTTCTAGCCGGCTTCGGTTTGTCCCTGTGCTTCGTGGCGGCGGTGGTTATCGTCGCGTACTACTTCGACAAGAAGAGATCCTTCGCGACGGGGCTGTCCGTGTGCGGTAGCGGCATTGGGACGTTCATTTTCGCCCCCGTAACGCAGTACCTGCTCGCCGAGTACGGTTGGCGAGGTACCACGCTGATTTTGGCTGGTTTGTTCCTGAATCTGGCCGTTTGCGGCTGTCTGATGAGGGACCTGGAGTGGACGACCACCAGGGCGAAGGCGAAGACCGAGGAAAGGCGCAAGAACCGCGAGAAGAAGAGAAGCAGAATACAAAGTTCCAGCATGGACTCGTTCTATGCCAGCAATTCGCTGAACACCCTGACGATCATGGAGAACCTTCGTCTTCACGAGGAGGAGGACGGAGAGAAATTGTTTTCCAGTCTGGTGAGCTTGCCGACGTTCGTGAAGAACGGCGAGAAGGTCCCTCTGGAGGTGTTGGAATTGCTGAGCACTCGGAAAAACGTGTATAATGTGTTGCTTCAGAATTACCCGAGCCTTTTGATATCGTCCAGGAGCTTCAGTGATTCCGGAGCACTCCACGATCAGCTTAGCACACCCTCGGCGAGGTTCGTGCCGACACCGAGTCCATTGTCCGAGCTTAAAGGTGAGGAAAACAAGGACAAGGTCTTGCCAGTCAGCGAGGAGCAAACTCCTCAACAACAGGCGGACGCTGCCTGGCGTTTGTGGTGGTTGAAAAAGATCAATCTGGATAGTTCGTTGAGGAGATCCAGCACACTCGAGCACACTAGAAGGCTACCCACTGCTTACCTGAAGGATATCAGAGTGCACAGGCACAGTCTAACGTACAGAGGCGCCATGTTGAACATAAATCGATACCGGTTAAGGGCGTCCAGTTGCCCGGACATTTATAGGAATTCGATGACCACCATCGCCAAGACTAAGCTCGTTTGGTACGCCggattatgggaattttgggatctcgTTGTCGATATGCTCGATTTCTCGCATTTTGCTGATTCGCGGTTCTTGTTGTTCGCCATCAGCAATTTCCTTTTGCACACGTGGTACGATGTGCCGTATGTGTACCTCACGGACAACGCCATCGAGATGGGATTCAGCGAGACCGACGCTTCGATTCTGATATCGGTGATAGGAATCAGTAACATGGGAGGCGAG ATTATTCTTGGTTGGGCAGGCGACAGGGCATGGGTAAATGCATCAATCGTATACGCAGTATGTATGGCTCTCTGTGGAGCGGTGACTGCTCTGATACCTATGGTGGTCAGCAGTTACTATGCTTTGTGCGCAATCTCTGGTGCTTTCGGATTATTTATTGGGGCTAATTACAGTCTTACAAGCATCATCCTTGTTGAATTGATCACGCTGGAGAGATTCACGAATGCCTATGGACTTTTGCTTTTGGTTCAGGGTGTTGCTAATCTTATGGGTCCTCCACTGGCTG GTTGGCTTTACGACATCACAGGCACATACGACCTCTCGTTTTACTTGGCCGGTTTCTTTATTGCTTTGAGTGGAGTGCTGCTGCTAGCGATGCCTTTAATTAGCCTGTATCGAAAATGTTTAAATGGATCAAAGAAAGAAGAGACGGACAAAGATTTCTCGGGCATACAGAGCGTTTGA